A single Camarhynchus parvulus chromosome 5, STF_HiC, whole genome shotgun sequence DNA region contains:
- the TXNDC16 gene encoding thioredoxin domain-containing protein 16 encodes MPAQKDRWVSSLVFLLFCASSIPKCGSASLQQEPSPQHYFSGLEAGKTSLAFFSPSVSPGAQPFLEHIESSAEALQDYGVSVVKVNCPKEDVSRYCGKENALRKAFLFRGNRLIREFPTDALFDVNSIVANVLFALLFNEVKYVETLADLENIENVLKGKSNMVFAYVPATGTAEHRAVMEAAFVYGTIHQFVLTTEAALLKATSHDDPDVSSAWLLFCHCQQVTEPAQACRRTALAQPLTLLNIHRHLKLMGAPLVTEVAEDPEKISTVHLQLGLPLVFILSQKETQEADRRTAEFVAWQLLGKAGVALLSRDLVELNVLQRSNVALKTPDEGMPIQYLVLEDTDEVITLVEDKNKVKQTQEDEQEEEEEDEDEKENNNQDIQDDQVVEAVSRDKKRELPLEQILVLTEENFHSSLSEAARTVVLFYASWEAVSLAVLRSYSEVAAHLHGTPGVLLSRVNCWDWPGLCSQENVTQFPSLRIYQEGQQSVAYGGMWGTEELSSFILLSQVSCPLKLATMDEAEGYLRGEFPSELSSHHHTSLLGVFAQPPSEAREAFEEAGNILSGHVRMGMYFEDDALALSQKYSVSPPALLLARSGGRSMEGIALSGHSVQDMVQMIRYELLDVFPEITVPNLPQYLQLGKPFLILFSAGDISQVESEEMLKLAKGRPQQTFVVCWLNLKKTPVGYGILRTYFSTTPPLPLLLWVNLHAGGQVFKFPSEQSITEMNILSWLEKLQAGLEIPSSTLSEEDWKPPLPAYDFLQMMEPSVPELSPRPGDTPAQHPPKSPGGDAAGGDSGIREEPSQESTAEEVGAPGRGLRGTAPRLAARDKQGKRHSEL; translated from the exons GTGAATTGTCCCAAAGAGGATGTCTCAAGATattgtggaaaagaaaatgcattaagGAAAGCCTTCCTGTTCAG agggaaCCGACTGATCCGGGAGTTCCCCACCGACGCCCTGTTCGACGTGAACTCCATCGTGGCCAACGTTTTGTT tGCCCTGCTCTTTAATGAAGTTAAATATGTTGAAACACTGGCAGACCTTGAGAACATTGAAAATGTATTGAAAGGAAAGTCCAACATGGTCTTTGCCTATGTACCAGCTACTGGGACAGCAG agcacagagctgtgatgGAGGCAGCTTTTGTCTATGGGACCATCCACCAGTTTGTCCTGACAACTGAGGCAGCACTGCTAAAAGCCACCAG CCACGATGACCCCGATGTCTCCTCTGCCTGGCTCTTGTTctgccactgccagcaggtcacagagccagcccaggcctgcaggaggacagccctggcacagcccctgacCCTGCTCAACATCCACAGGCACCTCAAGCTCATGGGGGCTCCACTGGTG ACAGAGGTTGCTGAGGACCCAGAGAAGATCTCCACTGTTCACTTGCAGCTCGGGCTGCCCCTGGTGTTCATCCTGAGCCAGAAGGAGACCCAGGAGGCTGACAGGAGGACAGCAGAGTTTGTGGCCTGGCAGCTCTTGGGGAAAGCAGGAGTTGCCCTTTTGTCCAG GGACCTCGTAGAGCTGAACGTTCTGCAGCGATCAAACGTGGCCCTCAAGACACCAGATGAG GGAATGCCAATCCAATACCTGGTCTTGGAAGATACTGATGAAGTTATAACCCTGGTGGAAGATAAGAACAAGGTGAAACAAACCCAGGAggatgagcaggaggaggaggaggaagatgaggatgagAAAGAGAATAACAATCAAG ataTTCAGGATGACCAGGTGGTGGAAGCAGTTTCCAGGGACAAGAAGAGAGAGCTGCCCCTGGAACAAATCCTTGTCCTGACAGAGGAGAACTTCCACTCTTCCCTCTCAGAGGCTGCCAGGACAGTGGTGCTGTTTTATGCCAGCT GGGAAgctgtgtccctggcagtgctgcgCTCTTACTCCGAGGTGGCCGCTCACCTGCATG GAACCCCAGGGGTTTTGCTGTCCCGTGTGAACTGCTGGGACTGGCCtggcctctgctcccaggagaaTGTCACCCAGTTCCCCAGCCTCAGGATTTACCAGGAGGGACAGCAGTCAGTGGCATATGGTGGCATGTGGGGAACTGAAGAGCTGAGCAGCTTCATCCTGCT GAGCCAAGTTTCCTGCCCACTGAAATTGGCCACCATGGATGAAGCAGAAGGATATTTAAGAGGGGAATTTCCATCTGAACTCTCATCCCACCACCACACCTCACTCCTGGGAGTTTTTGCTCAGCCACCA TCAGAGG CCAGGGAAGCTTTTGAAGAGGCAGGAAACATCCTAAGTGGCCACGTAAGGATGGGGATGTATTTTGAAGATGATGCCTTGGCTTT ATCCCAGAAATACTCCGTGTccccccctgccctcctcctggCCCGGAGCGGCGGCCGGAGCATGGAAGGCATCGCTCTGTCCGGACACAGCGTGCAGGACATGGTGCAGATGATCAGATACGAACTGCTGGACGTTTTT CCAGAAATCACCGTGCCAAATCTGCCCCAGtacctgcagctgggaaaaccCTTCCTCATCCTGTTCAGTGCTGGTGACATCAGTCAGGTGGAAagtgaggaaatgctgaagCTGGCAAAAGGAAGACCCCAGCAGACATTTGTGGTTTGCTGGTTGAACCT GAAGAAGACTCCAGTGGGATATGGGATCCTGAGGACATACTTCTCCACCACTCCTCCCTTGCCCCTTCTCCTCTGGGTGAACCTCCATGCTGGGGGTCAGGTGTTCAAGTTCCCCTCAGAGCAGTCCATCACGGAGATGAACATCTTGTCGTGGCTGGAGAAGCTCCAAGCAGGACTGGAGATTCCCAGCA GTACCTTGTCTGAGGAGGACTGGAAGCCACCACTCCCTGCTTACGACTTCCTGCAGATGATGGAGCCATCTGTGCCTGAGCTGTCCCCCCGGCCCGGGGACACCCCGGCACAGCACCCGCCCAAAAGCCCCGGAGGGGACGCTGCTGGAGGGGACAGTGGCATCCGGGAGGAGCCAtcccaggagagcacagcagaggaagtTGGTGCCCCTGGGAGGGGCCTGCGGGGGACGGCGCCGAGGCTGGCAGCGAGGGACAAGCAGGGCAAGAGGCACAGCGAGCTCTGA